The following is a genomic window from Geminicoccaceae bacterium.
GTGCAGATCCGTGACGACAATCATCGCAGGCTGCATCTCCTGTCTTGGACAGTCCGGGCTGCTTCCCGCCTGCCTTCTTGTGACACGCGAGATCCGGGCCGCGTGCCCGCCACCGCTTCCGTTCGACCGGAACAGGCCGACAGCCGGAAGCGGTGCACGGTGGTGCTGTCGTCAGCGATATCCGACGGTCTCGAACCTGCCGTCCCTGACCTCGACCTCGCGATAGGTACCGGCCGAATCGCCCGGGCCGATCAGTTCGACCGACGACGCCCCCACGTAATCGACATCGCCGCCGCCCGCGATGATCTCCAGCGCCTTGCCAAGCTCACCGGGGTTGATCTTCTCTCCCGGCGCGTTGGCAACATCCATCACCTTGTCCTTGTACACCCTGGGATCCGTGGAACCCGCGGCCTGCATGGCCAGCAGCATCAGGGCCGCGGCATCGTAGCTTTCGGGCGAATAGGTGCCGGTACCGTCGAAACCGGCCTCCTCGGCGAGCTTCACGTAAGCCGCGGCACCGGGACTGTCGCTCCCGCCGACCTGACCGAAGGAACCGTCGATCTGGTCGCCGAACACGTCGGTCAGGCTGTCGCCGACCATGCCGTCCGGCAACTCGAAGAGATCGAAGGCACCGAGATCGAGTGCCGAGCGGATGATCCCGCGGCCGCCCTGATCGAGATAGCCGGCCACGACCAGCACGTCGCCGCCAGCCGCTGCCAGTGCGCCGACTTCAGCGGAATAGTCGCCCTTTCCGTCTTCGTGTGCGGCAACGGTCGTCACCGTGCCGCCGGCCGCCTCGAAGGCCGACTTGGTCGAATCGGCAAGCCCCTTGCCGTAGTCGTTGTTGGTGTAGGTGATGGCGATCGAGCCGTAGCCGCGATCCTTGAGAATCTCGGCGATCACCTGGCCCTGCCGGGCATCGGAGGGAGCGGTGCGGAAGAACAGGCCGTCATCCTCGGCATCCGACAGTGCCGGCGAGGTGGCCGATGGCGAGATCATGACGATGCCGTTGGGCCGGGCCACGTTCTGCAGCATCGCCCCGGTGACGCCCGAACAGTCGCCGCCGATGATGCCGGCGATGCCCTCGGAAGTGACGAGCCGCTCGGTGGCCGTTGTCGCCACGCCGGAGTCGACGCAGGTGGTATCGCCCTGCACGGCAACGACATTGCCCAGGGTGAACTTGCCGGACTCGTTGGCCTCGTTCATGGCAAGCTTCGCGCCGTTGGCCATGTTCGGCACGATCGATTCGATCGGACCGGTGAATCCCAGAATGATGCCGATCTTCACGTCATCGGCCATGGCCGTGCCGGCGATGAGCGTGCCCGCGGCCGTCGCAAGTAGCAGTTTCCTCATGAAGCCCTCCTCTTTCTTCCATGGCGCAGGATACCCGGTTCCCTGTCGAACCGGCATCCGGTTTGTCAAGCTCATGAACAGATTAGAACGAAGACGGGCTCTTCGGGAAACAGCAAATTGACCTCGATGGCGCGACACGCATGAACGCGGCTCCCGGCATCCGCAGACCGGATACCGGGATTCATTCCCTTAGCAGCGTGTTGACGAAATGCGCTCAGGCGAAAGAAAGGTCCTCGATGCTGATGACGACATTGTCGATGGCGACGCCGCCACCTTCTCCCATGGCGTTCATGACCGAAACGAAGCTGCCGTTCCCGTCATGGCTGATGGAAACATCGCCCTCGCCGAAACCGACGAACGTGAGCGTGTCGCCACCGGCACCGGCGAAATCGAGGATCAGGTCCTGGCCGAAATGACCGGCGAAGAAGAACGAATCCGCTCCCGCACCGCCGCTCAGCCGGTCGTCGCCTCCCTGCGCGCCCGGGGTCATGTCCTGCGCGTCGCCCCAGAGGACATCATCGCCCTCCCCGCCATGGAGGCTGTCATTGCCGCCCCGGGCGAGGTCATCCATCATCATCGCGTCACCATAGAGGATGTCGCCATCCACGCCGCCCATGACCGTGTCGTCGCCGCCAACGGCATTGCCCGTCATTTCGACGGCATCGCCGAACAGGATGTTGTTGCCGCCTCCGCCATGAACGCGGTCATCCCCGCCGACGGCATCGCCCGACATTTCGAAGGCGTCGCCGACGACACGGTCATCGCCTTGCGAACCGTAGACATTGTCGTCGCCGCCGGTGGCCTGACCGGTCATCTCGTAGGCGTCACCGTAGACCCGGTCGTCGCCCTCGCCGCCATCGAGCCTGTCGGCTCCGCCAGTGGCCGTGCCGTGCATGCGCGAGGCATCGCCGAACAGCACATCCTCGCCGGACCAGCCGTGAAGGTCGTCGGCACCGCCGACGGCATCGCTGTACAGGCCGTTCGCATCGCCGATGACGCGGTCGTTGCCGGCCCCGCCATAGATCTCGTCATTCCCGCCCTGCGCTCCGGCGTTCATGGCGTAGGCGTCGCCATAGAGCGAATCGGTACCGATTCCCCCGTCGAGCCTGTCATCGCCGCCACGGCCGGCGTCCAGGACATGCGCGTCGCCATAGAGACGGTCGTCGCCGGATCCGCCGGAGAGCTGGTCCACTCCGCCCCCGGCACCCGAGGAGATGGTATGCGCGTCGCCATAGAGGCGGTCGATACCGGCCTCGCCGGCGATCACATCATCGCCGCCGATCCCGGCGATCAGATCGCCGAGGTTGCCCGGAACGTCCGTGAAGGCCGGATACAGGCCACCGAAGGGATCGCCAACGATGATGTTCGCCCTTCCTGTTCCGACAATGTCATCATGACCCAAGGATCCAAGAATGTTGTTCACTTGCCTACCCCTGACTGCGTGTCAAACACGACAATGCAGATGAAAACGGATTACCAATCGTAAAATTTTTAATTCTACCAATAGTAGATTTCAATGTTTTTCAATGAACGCGTTGCAAAAATATTCCATTCAATGTCCATGAAATTTTCGGAAAATGGCTTCATTTCAATGCATGAAGGACGGGGTCAGGGGTCGCCCCGTCCTGTCGCCGGAGGGCTATCCCTCGACCTTCCCTTCGTTTGCATCGAGCCGCTCGAACCGGCGCTCGTCCTCCTTCGTTTCCAGCCAGATGGCATTCATCACGGCGAGAACGACGGCAAGGGGAAGCCCTAGGGCCCAGGCGAAATACCACATGGCGGGATCTCCTGTTGAGGGATTTCAATAGATGGTTTCGCTGGCGGACCTGACCTCGTCCTCGTCGACCCGCCCCCACAGCACGGTGTAGACCCACGCGGTATAGGCGAGGATCAGCGGCAGGAAGATCGCGGTGGCCACCAGCATGTTGAACAGGGTCTGGTGGCTGGATGAGGTATCCCAGACGGTAAGGCTGGCATCGGGCTGGATCGACGAGGGAAGGATGAAGGGGAACATCGTCAGTCCGACGGTCGAGATGACACCGATGATCGCCAATTTGGAGGCAAGGAAGGTGAAGACTTCCCAGCGTGCCCGGAGACCGATGAAGGCGAGTGCGGCGCCGCCGAAACCGAGAGCCGGCCCGGCCCAGATCCAGGGCCGGGTTTCATAGGCCACCATCCAGCTCTCGCCGCGCACCACCTGCGAGAACAGCGGGTTCGACGGTCCGTCATGCGGCGGTTCGGCGACAAAGGCATAGCCCGGAATGACGAAGGCAATGCACAGGCCGGCGATGGCGAACAGGGCGATGGTCGCAAGGGCACCGTAGGCGCCGAATCTCTGGCCGCGCTCCGCCACCGCTCCCCCGGCCCGCAGCCCCAGCCATGCGCCGCCATGCATGGTCATCATGGCAAGGGCGGTCAGGCCGCACAGCAGCGAAAACGGATCGAGCAGCCCGAAAAAGGAGCCATCATAATGCGAGACGAGTTCGTCCGTCAGGCGGAACGGCACGCCCTGCAGCACATTGCCGACAGCGACGCCGAAGATGACGGGCGGAACGGCGCCGCTGACGAAGAGTGCCCGGTCCCAGTTCTCGCGCCAGCGCGGGCTCTCGCGCTTGGAGCGGTACTTGAACGCGACAGGTCTCACGATCAGGGTCGCCAGCACCACGAACATGGCGAGATAGAAGCCCGAGAAGCTGACGGCATAGAGCAGCGGCCAGGCAGCGAAGATCGCACCGCCGCCCAGGATGAACCAGACCTGGTTGCCTTCCCAGACGGGGCCGACGGTATTGATCGCCACCCGCCGTTCGACATCGGTCTTCGCGACGAAGGGCAGGAGTGCGCCAACCCCCATGTCGAAGCCGTCGGTCAGGGCAAATCCGGTCAGCAGGACCCCGAGCAGGACCCACCAGATCAGGCGGAGGGTTTCGTAATCGATCAGGCTTGAGAGGATCATGGACCATTACCTCGCGGGCATCTGGGCAAGCCGGCCGCGCAGGCGTTCCTCGCGCGCTGCCTCCCATTGTTCGGTTTCCTCGACATCGAGATGCGGTCCCTGGCGGATATATCTGAGCATCAGCGAAATCTCGATGACGAACAGGATGCTGTAGAAGGTGACGAAGCCGACCAGGGTCAGGGCGACATCCCCCACACCCAGGCGGCTGACGGCGACGGCGGTCGGAAGGATGCCGTCCACGACCCATGGCTGGCGGCCGAACTCGGCGACGAACCAGCCCATTTCGATGGCGATCCAGGGCAGCGGTATCGACAACACGGCAATCCAGAGCGCAAGGCGGCCGACCTTGAGATTCCGGAAGGATGCCTTCCAGAAGAAGAACAGTGTCAATGCGATGAAGTAGAAGCCGAGGCCGACCATGATCCTGAAGGACCAGAACATGGGAGCCACCTGCGGGACCGTATCCCAGGCAGCCTTTTCGATCTGTTCCGAGGTTGCCGCCAGCGGATCGTCGGCATAGCGCTTGAGCAGCAGCGCATAGCCCAGATTGCGGCCATGCAGCTCGAATTCCGCACGCGTACCGGGAGTGGCGTCACCATGCTGGGCGCGGATCTTCTGCAAGGCCTCGTAAGCCTTGAGGCCGGAATGGATCCGCTGCCTGGCGACCTCGACCAGATTGGTGATGCCGGGAATCTCGGTGTCGAGCGAGCGGGTCGCGATCAGGCCCATCACATAGGGGATGTGTATGGCGTATTTCGTTTCATGCGTTTCCTGATCGGGAAGCCCGAACAGCGTAAAGGATGCCGGCGCGGGCTCCGTCTCCCACATGGCCTCCATGGCCGCGAGCTTCATCTTCTGGTTATGGCTGGTCGAGTAGCCCGATTCATCGCCGAGCACCACCACGGAAAGCGCCGAGGCCAGACCGAACGCCGAGGCGACTGCGATGGAACGCCGGGCAAGGGCGACATGGCGGCCGCGCAGCAGATAGAAGGCGGAGACGCCCAGCACGAACAGCGAGGCCGTGACGTATCCCGCCGACACCGTATGCACGAACTTCGCCTGCGCGACCTCGTTGAACAGGACGTCGAAGAAGTTGTCGACCTCCATGCGCATGGTCTGCGGATTGAACGTGGCACCCACCGGATTTTGCATCCAGCCATTGGCAATCAGGATCCAGAGTGCCGAAAAGTTCGAACCGATCGCGACAGCCCAGGCGGCGGCGAGATGTCCCAGCTTCGACAACTTGTCCCAACCGAAGAAGAACAGCCCGACGAACGTGGCTTCGAGGAAGAACGCCATCAGCCCTTCGATGGCCAATGGCGCACCGAATATGTCGCCGACATAGTGGCTGTAGTAGCTCCAGTTCATTCCGAACTGGAATTCCATCGTGATGCCGGTACCGACGCCCAGGGCGAAATTGATGCCGAACAGCATGCCCCAGAACTTGGTCATCTGCCGCCAGATCGGCCGGTCGGTCATCACATAGACCGTCTCCATCGTCGCGACGAGGATGGACAGGCCGAGCGTCAGGGGCACGAACAGGAAGTGGAACATCGCCGTCGAGGCGAACTGCAGCCGGGACAGGGTGACGATATCGAGTTCCATGGCGGCTCCGACACGTGGCGTTCGCTAAAAGATATAGAAAACATCCCTCTTATAAGATTGAGGTCGGAATATCTCAATGCTCCAGATCGGGAAAAGTGCCGCAGTGCATGAAGGTTTTCATCCGATGGGATACACACGATCCGCGATGGAGATCTCCTCCTGCCGGTGACTGGCCGCCAGGACGGCCACCCCGGCGAAGGCGCTGCGCAAGCGCGCGAGAACAACCGCCGCCGTCGCGGTGTCCAGACCTTCGGTCGGCTCGTCGAGGAGCGCGATGGCGGGACGTCGCAGCACGATCCGCGCCAGGGCGAGCCGGCGCGCCTCCCCGCCCGACAGTCCCGCACCGCCCTCGCCCAGCCGGAGGCCGAGCCCGCCACGAGCGGCAACCACCTTCGAGAGCGCGACCACAT
Proteins encoded in this region:
- a CDS encoding cytochrome ubiquinol oxidase subunit I, whose amino-acid sequence is MELDIVTLSRLQFASTAMFHFLFVPLTLGLSILVATMETVYVMTDRPIWRQMTKFWGMLFGINFALGVGTGITMEFQFGMNWSYYSHYVGDIFGAPLAIEGLMAFFLEATFVGLFFFGWDKLSKLGHLAAAWAVAIGSNFSALWILIANGWMQNPVGATFNPQTMRMEVDNFFDVLFNEVAQAKFVHTVSAGYVTASLFVLGVSAFYLLRGRHVALARRSIAVASAFGLASALSVVVLGDESGYSTSHNQKMKLAAMEAMWETEPAPASFTLFGLPDQETHETKYAIHIPYVMGLIATRSLDTEIPGITNLVEVARQRIHSGLKAYEALQKIRAQHGDATPGTRAEFELHGRNLGYALLLKRYADDPLAATSEQIEKAAWDTVPQVAPMFWSFRIMVGLGFYFIALTLFFFWKASFRNLKVGRLALWIAVLSIPLPWIAIEMGWFVAEFGRQPWVVDGILPTAVAVSRLGVGDVALTLVGFVTFYSILFVIEISLMLRYIRQGPHLDVEETEQWEAAREERLRGRLAQMPAR
- a CDS encoding ABC transporter substrate-binding protein — translated: MRKLLLATAAGTLIAGTAMADDVKIGIILGFTGPIESIVPNMANGAKLAMNEANESGKFTLGNVVAVQGDTTCVDSGVATTATERLVTSEGIAGIIGGDCSGVTGAMLQNVARPNGIVMISPSATSPALSDAEDDGLFFRTAPSDARQGQVIAEILKDRGYGSIAITYTNNDYGKGLADSTKSAFEAAGGTVTTVAAHEDGKGDYSAEVGALAAAGGDVLVVAGYLDQGGRGIIRSALDLGAFDLFELPDGMVGDSLTDVFGDQIDGSFGQVGGSDSPGAAAYVKLAEEAGFDGTGTYSPESYDAAALMLLAMQAAGSTDPRVYKDKVMDVANAPGEKINPGELGKALEIIAGGGDVDYVGASSVELIGPGDSAGTYREVEVRDGRFETVGYR
- the cydB gene encoding cytochrome d ubiquinol oxidase subunit II; this encodes MILSSLIDYETLRLIWWVLLGVLLTGFALTDGFDMGVGALLPFVAKTDVERRVAINTVGPVWEGNQVWFILGGGAIFAAWPLLYAVSFSGFYLAMFVVLATLIVRPVAFKYRSKRESPRWRENWDRALFVSGAVPPVIFGVAVGNVLQGVPFRLTDELVSHYDGSFFGLLDPFSLLCGLTALAMMTMHGGAWLGLRAGGAVAERGQRFGAYGALATIALFAIAGLCIAFVIPGYAFVAEPPHDGPSNPLFSQVVRGESWMVAYETRPWIWAGPALGFGGAALAFIGLRARWEVFTFLASKLAIIGVISTVGLTMFPFILPSSIQPDASLTVWDTSSSHQTLFNMLVATAIFLPLILAYTAWVYTVLWGRVDEDEVRSASETIY
- the cydX gene encoding cytochrome bd-I oxidase subunit CydX, with amino-acid sequence MWYFAWALGLPLAVVLAVMNAIWLETKEDERRFERLDANEGKVEG